tccagtaataggtctgtgccttcacctaccctttccagtaataggtctgtgtcatcttcacctacccttttcagtaataggtctgtgccttcacctaccctttccagtaataggtctgtgccttcacctaccctttccagtaataggtctgtgtcatcttcacctaccctttccagtaataggtctgtgtcatcttcacctaccctttccagtaataggtctgtgccttcacctacccttttcagtaataggtctgtgccttcacctaccctttccagtaataggtctgtgtcatcttcacctaccctttccagtaataggtctgtgtcatcttcacctaccctttccagtaataggtctgtgtcatcttcacctacccttttcagtaataggtctgtgtcatcttcacctaccctttcctgtaataggtctgtgtcatcttcacctaccctttccagtaataggtctgtgtcatcttcacctaccctttccagtaataggtctgtgccatcttcacctaccctttccagtaataggtctgtgtcatcttcacctaccctttccagtaataggtctgtgccttcacctaccctttccagtaataggtctgtgccatcttcacctaccctttccagtaataggtctgtgtcatcttcacctaccctttccagtaataggtctgtgtcatcttcacctaccctttccagtaataggtctgtgccttcacctaccctttccagtaataggtctgtgtcatcttcacctaccctttccagtaataggtctgtgtcatcttcacctaccctttccagtaataggtctgtgtcaccTGATTCCTCCAAGTCATTCATTGGTTCATATCCTGCAAGCAGACCTTCTCCTCCTTGTACAGAACTGAATGTATTGATATTTGATGTGAGTGTGAGGCAGTGACCCTGTGTGTTGTTGCAGGCATTACCTGGGGCATGCTGCTTGACCTCCCTGCAGGGTCCTTGCTGCCCTGGAACCTCCCAGCACACTTCTCACACTTCCCAGAACAGCACCTCATCCACTGCCCCTCAAGGTGGGTGTATGTGCCCGACAGCCTGCTTTTTCCCAGGTAGACagatcattgtcatcatcatcatcatcatcgtcatcaccatcataaccatcatcgtcatcatcatcatcatcaccatcatcgtcatcatcatcatcaccatcatcatcagcatcatcatcatcaccatcatcgtcatcattatcatcaccatcatcgtcagcatcaagagtatcaagacgcctctccaatTGAAACTGAGCCTCTCTTTTTGGCCTCCTGTGCTGACTTCCTTCAGCTGGAGCAGTGCTTGATAGTCTGCTGTCTCATTTTTGTGGCTTCCACTGCCGTAaaaaaatcaccatcatcatcattctcagagAAAGTAGAGTCCTTTCCAAGTCTCTGAGTGTGTCCAGCCAGCCTCACTCTGCCTGCAGGCACTGTTCAGGCTTCAGCAGGCCCTCTGGTCAGGCCCAGGGTCTGTAGGCCATTCTGCACTGTGTCATCATGTCTGCCTTAGTTACCCTCCACCTCAGCTGCAGTGTATCCTCATCTAATGTAGGTTTTTGTATCTGTGCCTCCAACTTGTTAGAGAAAGTTTGTGTTGCAGGGACTAGAGGAAACTTTTTCTTTGGCCCCTTCCCTaaatcccctctttttctccccttcactcgTGAGTGCCCTTACGTAGCCACATAGAAATTAGAAAATACACTCTGCTGCCGTTCACTAAGTTAGAAAAATACGATGTGAGCACAGTGGAATTTGAGAAAAACAACACTTTATTGACCTCAAGAGAGAAGTGCGCACACACCAAgcctgaggggagggagagactggCTAAAAACCTTCCAAGTTGAGGGAACTCACAACACATCTCATTAACTTACTAGTGTTCTGCattgcctcctcttcttgcccCTGCAGGATGTTTctcttaacccgtccactgcgattgtcacggattttgccttcactgttagcctggtaacacacccaggtctttctctggctctgtggtggatagtggagtgtttcccatgtggtattggtatggtggatatcccctcccaaggtgcaggaccttacacttttcttcattgaattgtagcagccactttttgctccatttctgtatcttggtgaggtcttctggtaggaaatccccagtcaaggggttaatgtgcAAAGTGGCAGGTGCCTGTCTGCCTTGGTTTCCTTGGTCTGTGTCCATGCAAGTGTAGACGGAGACTGCTTCTTCCAGCTGCCTCACCACCTCATTGGGAAGCGTTGTTGGCTGTGATCAACACCTTCTGGCACTCCACATGACTCAGAATGGGATGCAGGAAGCATagtcttggcctcctcctccacctccccctcctcctcctcctcctcctcttgttgttttctttcctcatcctccctgtCTTGTTTCATAATGGTGTTAACAGAAATGTCATCCCCTCACaagctccctcccctcctccagcgtcacaccaccacctccaggcagggttcgggcagcagcagcagcagcctctatGCAGTGTGTGCCACAAAATGGGCCTGGGAGtagcagggaggggcggcagggtggggaaggggcgGCCTGAGGCAAGGAGGAGCGGGGTGCTGATTAGTTAGTGGCTGAGAGCGAGAGACATCAAGCGTTACAGTAATTTTTCTGTGGTTGAGTTAGAGTTCCCTACCATGGAATCATGCCCGGGTTAGACGAATTTCCCGTTACAATAAACTGCGTAAGGTGAAAAGTTTtgcttagtcggcgcaacatctgtggtcatatgccgaagagagacaggagggggaaggaattatagaagggaacagatcccaggagacgggacacaaccccagattaatacctggtacccattcactgctgggtggacaggggcgtagggtatcggaaaagctgcccaaatttttccactccgcctgggaatcgaacccgggctctcaattgtgagccgagtgtgctaaccactgcaccacgaagccccctctgtGTAAGATGAGGATAAACTGTACGgcctctctcaccctcaccctgacacccttcactcctctccatccatacagCCAAAGCACCTCAGTAACCAAGGGTATGTAGGTCTTTCTGTACTGTATCATCCTGTGTCTTCTGTGATCTtcctccaccaacactacccatcacctgctgcctccctcaccctcaccctgacacccttcactcctctccatccatacagCCAAAGCACCTCAGTGTACCCAGGATCTGTAGGTCTTTCTGTACTGTATCATCCTGTGTCTTCTTTGGTCTGCCTCCATTAACACTACCCATCacctgctgcctccctcaccatcaccctcacccttcactcctcctttccatccataCAGCCAAAGCACCTCAGTAACCAAGGGTCTGTAGGTCTTTCTGTACTGTATCATCCTGTGTCTTCTTTGGTCTGcctccaccaacactacccaTAATCTACTGTGTCGCTCACCCtcacccattctctcctcctgtccAGACCACCTCAGTCTTCCCCTCCTCACTGCAACACTTCACACAGCCAAGACTCATCCCACCTCTCAGACCATTCACCGTGATTTCTGAGACTAATTCTCCGACCAACAGGGTAGTAAGATAGAAGCTGTGTCTGATATTGGTTGAAATCTTGCCTCTCCTGCCAGGGCAAAATAAAGTACACACAAAATATCTGGGAAACTGACCGTGGGAATTGTGATGCAGTGATTGGAAGACAGGCACAACAGTCTGGTATTAGGAAATGTAAGGATGAGAGACGAGTGGGAAtttaagggaataggaagagatctAATGTGAGGAAGGAAGTGTCAAGTGAGAGACTGGTACAAGCAGAGGtacagaaggaaggtgagggaagtgttTGGCAGAGCAAGAGTAGGAGTGAAACACAGTGCTGGAGTGAGTGAGGATGTGAGAgtcttaaccccttggctgcagatttcctGCCAGaacacctcaccaagctacaggacgggagcaaaaagtggcggctacaatgcagtgaagaaaaatgtaaagtcctgcaccttgggaggggaaatccagcacaccaataccacatgggaaatgctccactatccaccacagaggcagagaaagacctgggactgtatgttaccaggataacagtgaagggaaatccagcacaccaataccacatgggaaatgctccactatccaccacagaggcagagaaagacctgggactgtatgttaccaggataacagtgaagggatatccagtacaccagtaccacatgggaaatgctccactattcaccacagaggcagagaaagacctggtactgtatgttaccaggataacagtgaagggaaatccagcacaccaataccacatgggaaatgctccactattcaccacagaggcagagaaagacctggtactgtatgttaccaggataacagtgaagggatatccagtacaccagtaccacatgggaaatgctccactatccaccacagaggcagagaaagacctgggactgtatgttaccaggataacagtgaagggatatccagtacactaataccacatgggaaatgctccactatccaccacagaggcagagaaagacctgggactgtatgttaccaggataacagtgaagggatatccagtacaccaataccacatgggaaacactccactatccaccacagaggcagataaagacttggtactgtatgttaccaggataacagtgaagggatatccagtacaccaataccacatgggaaatgctccactatccaccacagaggcagagaaagacctggtactgtatgttaccaggataacagtgaagggatatccagtacaccaataccacatgggaaacactccactatccaccacagaggcagataaagacttggtactgtatgttaccaggataacagtgaagggatatccagtacaccaataccacatgggaaatgctccactatccaccacagaggcagagaaagacctggtactgtatgttaccaggataacagtgaagggatatccagcacaccaataccacatgggaaacactccactatccaccacagaggcagataaagacctggtactgtatgttaccaggataacagtgaaggcaaTTACAGCAGACGGGTTGAGAAGAGTTCAGTGTCAAGGGCAGCCTGGGACGTAGTGGGACACAaggtgtgtggaagaggaagggagggaatgcatGCTGGACAGACGATACAAAATAGACAGTTAAGGAACAGTAGGGAAAGTAGACAGAGTATATGACTATTTTGGTAGAGTGACATCAACAAACTGTTTAGAGAACGAAAAGCTTTCTGAAAGAAGTCGAGATAAATTGGGGACTTCAACGGAGAAGTCACACAACTTTAGGCCTATGAATCACCTGGTTTAAGGATGCTTTTTCTGAAACTTGCTTCACCGCACAATGCAGCAAGAATTCAGGTGCCAGATACTGCTAAAAACAGTACTTCCCGCTTTGATTGGTTTGGTCACAACTTTTACACCAACGCCTCACACAGCCAAGCTTGTGAGCAGGGTGAGGTGCCGGAACACTGGAGGAGGGCCGTCACTGTGCCGCTGAacaaacgggaaggaagaagggatgattgTGGCAGTCACGGGGAATAAGGTGACTCAGTGTgccagggaaggtggagggaagggcttTAAACGAAAGggtgaaaagaatgataaaaagtgtcggcgatgaacaagggggtgatagggaagggagggaggtgtaaaCATATGTTTTGCCTGTCAGGATGCCTTGATTTTGTCCAGCTCTTCTGAGTCTGCCAAACAAGTAGTGCTGTAGTTATTTATCCTTAAGACAGGCTGTTGAGCCCCTCTTCATGTCATTACTAAAGTCAACACAAACATGTACAAACATCCTGAGGCTGTCCACACTCCACAAAGTTGTTCAAGTTATCCGAGCCCAACAAATGCCGGTAATGGTGAGACTGTTCTTATTGCAGAGGTTGTTGAGTCACTCTTcacgtcctccctgaaggaagccgGCGGCCTGAAGCACCGCGGgcaggtcaccaccaccagcctgcaGGCCAGGGACCACAAACACCTCTGGATGGGACTCTGGAATGGCAGGCTTCACTGTGGCTTCACTAAGGTCTCCTCACTCTTATATATACTCAATTTTGCATCAGTACACACGTCATCGTCATTGTCATATATTGGTCggtattatcaaacgctttcgtccatcacatcaactgtttccaaaggccaaacaggagataaattgggttctcatgagtgctcttttaggttcatggtacagaagaagggtcaaactaccaccagggtcacaaaactgtccttggaaatgcccaaaatgccTATGGAAGCCTTGCcaagtatgtgtgcttgggtgccaaaATGTTGAGTTATACAGCCCATTATTTCTCTGCTATAGGATGAAGGTCTTTCACAACTCTTTTTGGCGGCTCctctatactttattttattggagcAGAGACTAGTGTTTTTTTCCCCCTGGAGTTGCTTCCTTTAATGAAAACAAAGTccatttgtctctgtgtctgaTGTTAATACACTTCATCCTGCCCCACAAAGCTTCTGATTTCACGTcctgcttctctgtctgccctgacttacaCGCTGGCTGGGTGCTTGGGTTCCTCAGCTGTTGTGAGGTGCATGAGATGAAGTGCACAAGTCCAAGCCTCACCTTTCATAGGCACCAGGACACctttaacctttgtctgttccctgGTCCAGGACACTCAAGGCCTGTCTCCCCATGTTGTGCCTGGCATTCTTCTCCATTCAGCTTGGCACATTTCTCAACTTCTCTCTGGATCTTGTGTGAGGTGCAGAGTTTATGAAGCACATTTTAGGGCTGGGAATATGCACAGACTGCACCCTTCTCCTCAGGGAGAGGGGCAGGTTTATAGTCATAATAATACAATGTTTACCAAAATTGTTCCACTCCATTTCTCTCCtgatttcttattcattttgtaGGCCTGGTTTGCAGTAattaggtaaagtttggggcacatgTTACAAGTGTGCCTGGCTGTGGTGCCCATCTCCATCCCTCTGGCCCTTGAGCCAGCAGCGGGTAAGGACCCCTCAGCCCCAGGACATGGCCACTACAGTATCTGGGTCACCACAGCTGCCTTGCCCAGGCTCCCTTTTATAGACCaacccaaaaggaaggatgaacagctgggtgggtcgcCATTATAACCCAGACCGGTGTGTTCATAGCTAGCCGTCAACCTCTCCACCAAGGGAGCACACTGATTGCTGTGTGTGTCTACTCTTTCAAAGGTTGcattcctcattattattttttgccagCACCAATTTCTTCCTTCTATGTCTTAAAGTATAGCTCACCTTTCCCACTTGATGCTCCTGGAGCAATGATGTGTAAATAAAAGACAGAAATGACACCAGTGTAATTGTTTAATAGTGCAAACATAAATATGTACTACTAAACACTTCTCTAAGGGGTGTGTGTTTGTACACAGCAAACACTGCCTGGGTCACTGTAACAGCAGCCTGCCCCTGTCCCTGCAGAGGAAGGTGTTCTGTcagtgtaacaggagaaagctgaaagtaaaggtcaacaaaagtaaagtgatggtttgtgagtgaagtagaagtgaggttgtagattttgtatgcccatatagagtgggaattgaatgtgaaaaagaatgcaaaataattttgaatggtgaagaaatggaggaggtcaatgagtttaagtaccttggatcagttatgtgtaagcatggtggtatggagggagagacaagagaaagggcattgcaaggaagaagggtggcagggtctttgggacgaatcatgaatggcagaagtgtgagcatggaggtaaagagggatttgagaaatacaataatagtaccaaccctcacatatgcaagtgaaacgtgggcctggaatgaaagtcagaggtctagagtgcaggcagtggaaatgaggtatttgaggagtgcttgtggtgtgagtagaatggatggaatgagtaatgaaagtgtgtacgagcattttggaatgtgtcacaggggtgaagggaagaagtgtggagtggtggaagaagtgagcgacagactttaaagtggtttggccacatggagcgaatgaaggagagtaagatgaccagaagggtgtatgtgagtgaggtagagggagggaatgctagaggacgacctccagtgaaatggagggatagggtgcaagagtacattagggagaggggggaaagatctttgagaaactttgagcaggcaaggagggagtgtctggatagagaaagatggtagctcttctgccgtggccatcccctggtgggagctcctaggagcaggcgtccatgaaatgatgatgatgatgatgatgggtctaGAACAATGTTTTCAAAGTCACAATCAACAAACTAGCTCTGTCTTGCCCCTAAccttaaaaatcaacaaaaaatgggAACACGCCAGGTTTGCCAAGACCCCCAAAGCTCCCCCAGTAACAAATAAGATCACTAGGTTTTGCTGAAGTCAACActaaaccttcttcctcctcttcctcctcctctcagatcaACCGCACGTGCAAGACATGCCAGGCTCTGATGTCCAGTGTGGAGGAGATCGGAATTCCTATCATGAGGGAGACACACAACCGCACCACACCCTCACCGGACGCCAGCAAGCTATTGCCATCCTGTAGTCGCCACACCTCCAGGCTGGTCGTGGCTTGGGGGGGAACCGTACATTTTCTCCTCAGTTCTGTGTCTTAATTTTAGGTTTGTTTGTACATCAAGCTTGATATTTGCCATCCTGAAGTCCCCCTCACTGCCATGActctactcttgctcattcctatgctatccagatcccttatgcaagggtttattctttcatccctattctatccaaatcccttatgcaagagtcaaacagcatcttcattatttcatccctgtactgtccaaattccttatacaagagtttaccagcatcttcattcttttatcccttccactggtaaacCCTGAAACAGCAATAGcctccctttgtctgtatttttactcctgctcatccctatactatcctgatcccttatgcaagagttgagcagcagcatcttcattccttcatccagcAGGGAGTtctccaggcacacgccagcattgCCGCCAAGGACTTCACACTGCACTGCCCGAAACACCCGTCGagggtgatgaggatgaggagacagTCAAGATTGTGCAGTGGGTGAAGAGCAATGAGCCAATGGTAGGaatcttgtctctctgtctgtatcttaaATGTATTTGCCCTTCACTTAccctgtttgaaaagtctcttGTCATAGAAGTTGCTGCTGGGACTTTGATGGAGTGTTTCGTGATCCTGGTGATGGCTTTACATGGCTTTTGCATCTTGAGCAGGAAAACACCAATGAACCCCCGGTtagtcttttctgtggccttgggaaacagtcatggtGGGAGCCTGACACGTTAaggatgacctcactttgttgtagagagtctcattagtaaggaagcatgtatgaattttctgaggcaagacctatagtaactgtttggggctttgttaggttaggttaggttagcttctcAATATTCTGATGTAATAAATATTCTAGGCGAGTACAGGCTGATTCAGTGTTTTAAAGAGACAGCCAGCACCTCACAACAGTCATCTGAGGCAGTGCACTTGAAAAGATtggcatttccttctttttatttattttttctttggtcgAGATGGAAGTCATGGCCACCCAGTTTAAGAATCATTATGTAAGACACTGTATTTCTGTGCCTCAGTCTGTGTTGAGTTCCCTGACCCTTGTGGCTGTTTGCCCAGTGCTTGCcacaggagggaaagggagcagagcCTATTGTGGGGAGTAGAAAGACTGGTTTTGTGGAATTTGTGTGTAGATGTAGTGGCTGGGTGTGTCTTACTTGTCTCCTTCACCtgcatacctcctcctctctcaactctTGCTCAGTCCTATACTATCcagatccctaatgcaagagtcaaccagcatcttcattctttcatccctttcgctggtaaactctggaacagcctcccttcgtctgtatttccactcctgctcatccctatactgtccaaaccctttatgcaagacttaaccagcaacttcattctttcatcccttccgctggtaaactctttccttccttcctctttttctttttccttctttctctttcctcccttcctttccctgccttctgttccttctatctctctgtctgtcttgccCTTGAACTCCCTCCTTTGCCcccaaaaaacagaaaacaaaacaaaaattaattTGTGGTGGCAATGGCAGCGTCTTCAACATTAACACGTCCCTTCCTTACTTACCCCCAGGGAGCCACCATCAAGCAGGACGACCACTCCggagccatcatcatcacccgcaTCATGCATGGCTGACTGCTCCGGCCTCATCCATGCTGCTGACGAGGTGCAGGGGTCAACACCTTCAATGTGGAGGGCAAGACACCGGCGGATGTCCACAAGAtgctggtgagggagggagggagagggaaggaaggaaggaaggaaggagagaaggatgaagagagagagagagagagagaggagagagagagagcgagagagagagagagagagagagagagagagagagagagagagagagagagagagagagagagagagagagagacctatatgtgcctgtgagagagagagagagagagagagagagatatatatatatatatatatatatatatatatatatatatatatatatatatataactgttggtcaaattttattctctctttttccttgcttttcctgtATACTTGCTCTGGATGAAATAAAgctatcattacaattattaatatcattatttatttttctgagcCCACAAGTAACCAGCccacctcctgtccccttccaggTGCAGGCGGATGGAACAATGACCTTCAGGCTGCTCCCGGCCAGCAGCTCGGTGCACCTCAGGGAGAGCAAGGTGAGGGTGCACGCCTACTTCCACTATGACCCCAAGGAGGACAACAAGCACATTCCCTGCAAGAAAGCCAGGCTGCCCTTCAACAAGCTGGACATCCTGCACATTGTGACCCAGGATGACCCCTACTGGTAAGCCCTGGTGACCTCATAATGAAGCTTTGTTGCTCTCAGGTGATCCAGTGTCCCGCTTGGCCTGCCCCACTCATGGGGAGCTATGCGGCTCAGGCCAACTGAGTGCTGGTGTGTGACATTGCCCCTGCAGCACCCTGCTAGACCAGAGGACTTGACCGCTGCAGTGGTGCATTCCGTCCACTGGTGAGTCACACAGCTCCCCGTGGGCGTGGGGTGAAACACACTGACACTGGATCAGCTGGGCGCACCAAACACAGCgttccacacagcagccccatCACAGTGTTCCCTCAGCAGCTCTTATAGGCGACCCTTTGCTGAAAACAACAATCACAGTCAAAGGAAACATTTGTAGAAGGTGCTGCAAAGGTGTCACTGGCCACTCACATAACTACATCGTCTGCCTTATGTACAAACACTGCCCCCCGTCTGCACAACAACAGGCCAGCCCGAGGCAGGGCTGCTGCAGCACCAGAGGGGGCGGCCAAGTGTctcgctgggtgtggtggtgggggtggcagtgGTCACGGTGGCAGAGGTCTGGGCTTTCAGTGAGCAAACACACTCCCAACATCTGTATTCAATAGAGAGCACACACAGTCAGAGCTTTTCGTTGCCTTTCCATATTGGTGGTTATGTTCATCTATGAATGTAGGTTGGGTTGTTTAAAGCACATGAGACAGAGCACAAAAAGGCATTTTCCAATGAGttcttgtctgtttttattttttattcaaaatttTCACCCAAACTTTggtccaaccatttcaaatagtctgtttggACGGCGGATTtcttgggtcctttcctcccctctgctctgcccctcactcccaacacctgtttttccctctcaTGTGTTAGCTACAGGTAACATAGGAGAGGGAAAAACCGGTggtggggctgtgtggcagagcagagggagggaagacaggaatCTACCGCCCAAACGGACCATTTGAAATGGCTGGACATTTTTCAGCCTCTTAATATCACTAGAGCCAGGGCCCCACTGTAGACCCTGAGTCCCCTCCACGGAGTATGAACACTAGGAGACAGTAAAGTAAAGGGAGGGCAGGGACAGAACAATGCCTGATGAGCTAACAAGAGGTGTGTGTTGCTTCTTGCCTTCACCTCACCAATGTCAGCAGGAGCAACAGTCTACACTACAAGTAGCCTCAGCCCCTACCATCACGGCTGACATGCCCAATAAGCCCcacagcctccctcaccctccaggcCAACATCAGCATCAGCTCCAATTTCTAACACTTGCTGTAGTATTCATGCATTGGGTCACCTTCATCAACACAACATAAATAACCTGAGGCAGGGATCAGTCACACCAGGAAGGGGGGGTGGCTGAGGGAATAAAGTccctatttttaaacatatcagtGACTCAGTTtccatttgaaaagcctcttgtagcaGTTGCTGAAATTTTCATGGAGTGTTCTGTGATCCTGGAGACAGTGTTACACAACCTCTGCACCTTGGACGGGAAAAACAGCCACATGAACACCCGGttcatctcctctgtggccttggttAACAGTCATAATGGGAGGCAGAGACGTTAAAAATAGGGACTTAAGTATCATGGCAGGGACCTCAGTGTGGCCATGTCTGGCTCATAGTGATACCAGTGCAGAACGCCTTGTAAGggtgcgtccacacggtcgaacaaTGTCCGTCGGACAAACGCTGTTACCAGTTAACAATGGAAAGTGGAAAGGCTCGctgatgacgtcagaagcgagcACCAAGAGGTGTACCAGACACTGCCCATGTTCGTAGTATCGGACACTGCCTGGTGGGACAGAGGCTTGGAAGTACACGATACTGCCAGGCACAGGATGAACAAAGTTACTTGTTAACCAGATGAACTGAGGCTGTCAGTTGATTAGATCTCACCTGCCCTGTCAATATGGCTGACCGTACGTCTGTCACCTGTCTTGAGCCCATACTAACACTGACTTAGATACCCGTGGGTTGCCAGCGAACATCAACTTTGAACATTGTCTGCCGGTCTTTGCCTGGTGAACGGAGTAGAAACTATGGTACACAACTTCATCTGGTACCACTGTTTGTTGCCATATCAACTTCCCTCATTTCAACGCCTATGACGTCATCCTGGTTCGCCTTATGATATGGTAACACAGTGTCTGTCCGACAGACAGTGTTTGACCGTGTGGACGGACCCTGACGGTTGCTGTGATGTGCAGGTGACGGCTTGGTGACGCAGGGCATGGAGGACACAGCGCTGCAGTGGCTCAGCGAACGCCTCGGCCACCCAGACAACTTCACTTCTGTGATATTCCTGCCCAGACCAAGGTATCAGCTGTTACACATTAAGGGATGTTGTTTATATGGGGGTGTGCTTTTTGTTGTGTGTTGAGATGGGAGGAGAAGGTATGCAAAGGTCATGCAGGGAAGGGAGCAAATGGAGACTTTTGCT
This sequence is a window from Eriocheir sinensis breed Jianghai 21 unplaced genomic scaffold, ASM2467909v1 Scaffold329, whole genome shotgun sequence. Protein-coding genes within it:
- the LOC126991733 gene encoding uncharacterized protein LOC126991733, coding for ALPGACCLTSLQGPCCPGTSQHTSHTSQNSTSSTAPQEVVESLFTSSLKEAGGLKHRGQVTTTSLQARDHKHLWMGLWNGRLHCGFTKINRTCKTCQALMSSVEEIGIPIMRETHNRTTPSPDASKLLPSCSRHTSRLVVAWGGTVHFLLRSSPGTRQHCRQGLHTALPETPVEGDEDEETVKIVQWVKSNEPMGATIKQDDHSGAIIITRIMHG